One part of the Bacteroidia bacterium genome encodes these proteins:
- the def gene encoding peptide deformylase yields the protein MILPIVGFGHPALREVTQEISPDYPELAELIANMFETMYNANGVGIAAPQVGLSIRMFVVDGSPMQDMAHEGEIMEGFKKVFINPKKVEEFGKKWDFEEGCLSIPDIREMVSRPDTLTITYFDENFKEHTESFTGLKARILQHEYDHLEGKLFTDYVSAFRRQLVKKRLNKISKGDIFTDYPMKFGK from the coding sequence ATGATCTTACCAATTGTTGGCTTTGGCCACCCCGCTTTGCGAGAAGTAACACAGGAAATCAGCCCGGACTATCCGGAACTGGCCGAGCTGATCGCCAATATGTTTGAAACCATGTACAATGCCAATGGTGTGGGTATCGCAGCGCCTCAGGTAGGGCTTTCTATTCGGATGTTTGTGGTAGATGGTTCGCCTATGCAGGATATGGCCCATGAAGGGGAAATCATGGAAGGCTTTAAAAAAGTATTCATCAATCCTAAAAAGGTCGAAGAATTTGGGAAAAAATGGGACTTCGAAGAAGGTTGTTTGAGTATTCCAGATATCCGGGAAATGGTAAGCCGACCTGACACCCTGACTATAACTTATTTCGACGAGAATTTTAAAGAGCATACGGAAAGCTTTACTGGTTTAAAGGCGCGTATCCTTCAACACGAATACGATCACCTGGAAGGAAAACTTTTCACAGATTATGTTTCTGCTTTCCGTCGCCAATTGGTAAAGAAAAGACTCAACAAAATTTCCAAAGGGGATATCTTCACTGATTATCCCATGAAGTTTGGAAAATAA
- the purB gene encoding adenylosuccinate lyase yields MGSTFVLSLQTPTMLNFHPLTALSPLDGRYQKKLSPLSPFFSEYALIKYRVLVEIEYLISLHETGIRPLSKLEEGDKEFLRNIYQDFSTDQASRIKEIESVTNHDVKAVEYFIKEYIDASGKANLIRNKEFIHFGLTSQDINNTASPMMLRDALQEVYLPQIHKVLEVLNGYAESWKEIPMLARTHGQPASPTTLGKEFKVFAKRLALHIQELSQLPFPAKFGGATGNLNAHYVAYPSEDWHQFAKVFVEESLGLSRSFPTTQIEHYDGLGRIFDCLKRINTILIDLCQDVWLYISSEYFRQKVKAGEVGSSAMPHKVNPIDFENAEGNAGMSTALLEFLSRKLPVSRLQRDLTDSTILRNVGVGVGYAFLALLSLEKGLGKLLVNQDAIAADLNKNWAVLAEAIQTILRREAYPNPYEALKALTRGKSGIDEASLAEFVEGLDVSEEVKAELRALRPDNYIGNIGF; encoded by the coding sequence ATGGGTAGTACCTTTGTCCTTTCATTGCAGACACCAACTATGCTGAACTTCCATCCGCTTACCGCTTTATCCCCCCTTGACGGTAGATACCAGAAAAAACTTTCTCCTCTATCTCCCTTTTTCTCTGAATATGCTTTAATCAAATACCGGGTACTGGTAGAAATTGAATACCTGATCTCTTTGCATGAGACCGGGATCAGGCCTTTGAGTAAATTGGAGGAAGGAGATAAGGAATTTTTGAGAAACATCTACCAGGACTTCAGCACAGATCAGGCGAGCAGGATAAAGGAAATCGAATCCGTTACCAATCATGATGTGAAGGCGGTAGAGTATTTCATCAAAGAATACATCGATGCATCTGGCAAAGCAAATCTGATCCGTAATAAAGAGTTTATTCATTTCGGACTCACCTCTCAGGATATCAATAATACAGCATCTCCGATGATGCTGAGAGATGCTTTACAGGAAGTCTATTTACCTCAAATCCATAAAGTTCTGGAAGTGCTGAATGGATATGCAGAATCATGGAAAGAGATTCCTATGCTCGCAAGGACACATGGGCAACCGGCTTCTCCCACTACCTTAGGGAAGGAGTTTAAAGTTTTTGCCAAACGTCTGGCCTTGCATATACAGGAATTGTCTCAACTTCCTTTTCCCGCCAAGTTTGGAGGAGCTACCGGGAATTTGAATGCTCATTATGTTGCTTATCCCTCTGAGGACTGGCATCAGTTTGCAAAAGTTTTTGTAGAGGAAAGTCTGGGGCTGTCCCGTTCTTTCCCTACTACGCAGATTGAACATTATGATGGTTTGGGGCGAATCTTTGATTGCCTCAAGCGAATCAATACCATACTCATAGACCTTTGTCAGGATGTGTGGCTATATATCAGCAGTGAGTATTTTCGCCAAAAAGTCAAAGCAGGAGAAGTGGGATCATCTGCTATGCCTCATAAGGTAAATCCCATTGATTTTGAGAATGCAGAAGGAAATGCCGGTATGTCTACTGCATTATTAGAGTTTTTGAGTCGCAAATTACCTGTATCCCGTTTGCAGAGAGATTTGACAGATTCGACCATCCTGCGAAATGTAGGCGTAGGCGTAGGTTATGCTTTTCTGGCACTGCTTTCTTTAGAAAAAGGTTTGGGTAAACTCCTGGTAAATCAGGATGCAATTGCTGCTGATCTAAATAAAAACTGGGCGGTACTGGCAGAAGCAATCCAAACCATTTTGCGCAGAGAAGCATATCCTAATCCATACGAAGCCTTGAAGGCCCTCACCCGTGGAAAAAGCGGCATAGATGAAGCCTCCCTCGCTGAATTTGTTGAAGGACTCGATGTAAGCGAAGAAGTGAAAGCTGAACTCCGTGCCCTAAGGCCGGATAATTATATCGGGAATATCGGTTTCTAG
- a CDS encoding glycosyltransferase yields the protein MKLLILTSRFPYPIEKGDKLRIYHQIRHLSQKHEVHLIAISDQEVEEAHQQHLESFCSSIHIFPISKGGIAFSLLKGLFGVAPFQVHYFYRKRIHKKILKIAEELKPDRIYCQLIRMAPYVKGLDAQKSLDYMDAFSLGMKRRAKHHVGIKQVLFRWEASKLKSYEEKVFTDFNSHSIISEQDREALNTPYKDQIQLIPNGVDTEFFQPKKEEAEYDLVFVGNLGYSPNILAAKYLATQLLPRIRKDLPETRLLLAGARPVKQILELEKEAGVSIGGWYEDIRDAYASGKIFVAPLFSGSGQQNKILEAMAMGIPCVSTSIVNKSIGAKSPRDILLGDDLESLAEHCIFLLKNPDHILIQASHGRAFVENNYAWSRSHKQLDELFSRSVSLTR from the coding sequence ATGAAATTACTGATTCTGACATCCCGCTTTCCCTATCCCATTGAAAAAGGGGATAAGCTCAGGATATATCACCAAATCAGACATCTTTCACAAAAGCATGAAGTTCATCTCATTGCTATCAGTGATCAGGAGGTTGAAGAAGCGCATCAGCAGCATCTTGAATCTTTTTGCAGCTCTATACACATCTTTCCTATTAGCAAGGGAGGAATAGCATTTTCTTTGTTAAAAGGCCTTTTTGGAGTAGCCCCCTTTCAGGTTCACTATTTTTACCGTAAAAGGATTCACAAAAAAATCCTCAAAATCGCAGAAGAGCTAAAACCGGATCGGATATATTGCCAGCTCATTCGTATGGCTCCTTATGTTAAAGGTCTGGATGCTCAGAAAAGTCTCGATTATATGGATGCTTTTTCCCTGGGTATGAAAAGACGGGCCAAGCATCACGTTGGAATCAAGCAGGTTCTTTTTCGATGGGAGGCATCTAAGTTAAAATCTTATGAGGAGAAAGTCTTTACGGACTTTAACAGTCATTCCATCATTTCTGAGCAGGACAGAGAAGCATTAAATACTCCTTACAAAGACCAAATACAATTGATCCCAAATGGGGTAGATACCGAATTCTTCCAGCCAAAAAAAGAGGAAGCTGAATACGATCTGGTTTTTGTGGGAAACCTGGGTTATTCTCCCAATATCCTCGCTGCTAAATACCTCGCTACTCAACTACTACCAAGAATTAGGAAGGACTTACCTGAAACTCGCCTTTTACTTGCAGGTGCCAGGCCTGTAAAGCAAATATTAGAACTGGAAAAAGAAGCAGGTGTAAGTATCGGAGGTTGGTATGAAGATATACGTGATGCCTATGCCTCAGGAAAAATATTTGTAGCACCTTTATTCTCCGGTTCGGGCCAGCAAAACAAAATACTGGAAGCTATGGCTATGGGGATTCCCTGTGTGAGCACTTCCATTGTCAACAAATCTATTGGAGCAAAATCGCCTAGGGATATTTTATTGGGAGATGATCTCGAAAGCCTGGCAGAGCACTGCATCTTTTTACTAAAAAATCCGGACCATATTCTGATACAAGCAAGCCATGGGAGAGCATTTGTTGAAAATAATTATGCCTGGTCCAGAAGCCATAAGCAATTAGACGAACTTTTTAGCAGAAGTGTAAGCCTTACTCGCTAA
- a CDS encoding HAMP domain-containing sensor histidine kinase: protein MFNLESQPLSRWLIFGVAFAIVMGSIGYSNYLAKELSVKERARIEMFKDGFGILEAENPEEGYSFAVSYFIQHIMQDTISRIPIVLLNEDKESVGSYVGLGPDVDSAEVEGILSELKKGFEPIEVEFDKDRYQYIYYGESDLLKQLKWYPYIQILIVILFIGFVFYGFITAQRNEQNRVWVGLAKETAHQLGTPVSSLMAWIELLKIKLEESPEDHELLEEMEHDVLRLENIAERFSKIGSKPELIEVKLKEVLDRSSGYLKKRMTQRGKIKLYVNNDIPLDSTLHVNPQLFDWVIENLLKNALDAMQAKGGEITLNAGEQGKYFYIDVIDTGKGIPKGNFKKVFEPGFTTKKRGWGLGLSLTKRIVENYHKGKIFVKTSELEKGTTFRVLLPK from the coding sequence ATGTTCAATCTAGAATCACAACCCTTGTCGAGATGGCTGATCTTCGGAGTTGCTTTTGCAATTGTGATGGGCTCTATCGGATATTCAAATTATCTCGCAAAAGAACTTTCTGTCAAAGAAAGGGCAAGGATAGAGATGTTTAAGGATGGTTTTGGAATCCTGGAAGCTGAAAATCCTGAAGAAGGTTATTCATTTGCGGTTTCCTACTTTATCCAACACATCATGCAGGACACCATTAGTCGAATTCCCATTGTTCTCCTCAATGAAGACAAGGAAAGTGTCGGTTCTTATGTAGGTCTGGGTCCAGATGTTGATAGTGCAGAAGTTGAAGGGATATTATCAGAACTGAAAAAAGGCTTTGAACCTATAGAAGTAGAATTTGATAAAGACCGCTATCAGTACATTTATTATGGAGAGTCGGATCTCCTCAAGCAACTCAAGTGGTATCCCTATATCCAGATACTGATCGTTATTCTGTTTATTGGTTTTGTTTTTTACGGCTTCATCACCGCCCAGCGCAATGAACAAAATAGAGTGTGGGTAGGATTGGCGAAAGAAACTGCACATCAATTGGGGACACCCGTTTCCAGTCTTATGGCCTGGATTGAATTATTAAAAATAAAGCTGGAAGAAAGTCCGGAAGATCATGAGTTGTTGGAGGAAATGGAGCATGATGTACTCAGGCTGGAAAATATTGCAGAGCGTTTTTCTAAAATTGGTTCCAAGCCTGAATTGATAGAAGTTAAATTAAAAGAAGTCCTTGACCGTTCTTCAGGTTACCTCAAAAAGCGTATGACTCAAAGGGGTAAGATCAAATTATATGTAAATAATGACATTCCCTTAGACAGTACCCTCCACGTAAATCCACAATTGTTTGACTGGGTAATTGAGAATTTATTGAAAAATGCCCTGGATGCCATGCAGGCGAAAGGAGGGGAAATTACCCTCAATGCCGGTGAACAGGGAAAATATTTTTATATAGATGTAATTGATACGGGTAAAGGCATTCCCAAAGGCAACTTTAAAAAAGTTTTTGAACCAGGCTTTACCACAAAAAAACGAGGCTGGGGATTGGGACTGAGTTTGACCAAAAGAATTGTAGAAAATTACCATAAAGGAAAAATCTTTGTAAAAACTTCTGAATTAGAGAAAGGGACGACTTTTCGGGTTTTGTTGCCGAAATAA
- a CDS encoding zinc-dependent metalloprotease codes for MRTTLVLSLWITALFIGCTTAQQVSQSPTPSNTPQKDPYTAKTENLKAYEGYFEFFWDEKSGKLMLSIDKFDKEFLYVNSLTAGVGSNDIGLDRGQLGNTRVVKFIRSGPKVMLIQPNQRYRAVSNNADEKRSVEEAFAQSVIWGAKVEAEKDGKVLVDLTPFLIRDSHNLSGRLQRGRQGSYRLDGNRSAIYLPLTKNFPKNTEFEALLTFSGNPQGSQIRSVVPSADAVTVRMHHSFIELPDDKYSPRKFDPRSSFNAIRYQDYATPIDAPLVKQFIRRHRLEKKNPNAAISEAVEPIVYYVDRGAPEPIRSALIEGAQWWNQAFEAAGYDNAFQVKVMPEGADPMDVRYNLIQWVHRSTRGWSYGASVSDPRTGEIIKGHVSLGSLRVRQDFLITQGLVKAYEEGKPVSPEMLKLALARLRQLSAHEVGHTIGLMHNFAASVDGRASVMDYPHPLILMDENGNLDFSKSYDVGIGSFDKRSIIFGYQDFPEGTDEAAELEKILKETYGAMKLNFISDQDARPRGGAHPLAHLWDNGRRASEELDRMLALRKQAMKNFGEHNIPEGEAMAMLEDILVPIYFSHRYQVEATAKVLGGIYYTYAVRGGDQVPVRMISAATQKAAFNSLINSLRPENLEIPENILQMIPPRPVGYPRGREHFKIKTGFTLDPLAAAEAAANHTLAFMLDAQRANRLVEFAARDQSYPGYDEIIDDLISGLWKMETKSSYHEEILRLVQSRSLQHMMVLGRQENATPQVRSIINFKLMGLSKWLENRLDNLSDGGQAAHYYMSMQLIEAYLDDPEEWEALPVIRMPDGSPIGMDCQKWGEDLD; via the coding sequence ATGAGAACGACGCTTGTTCTATCCCTTTGGATAACCGCATTATTTATTGGATGTACGACTGCTCAGCAGGTCTCCCAGTCTCCTACTCCTTCTAATACGCCTCAAAAAGACCCCTATACCGCAAAAACTGAGAATCTCAAAGCCTATGAGGGCTATTTTGAATTCTTTTGGGATGAAAAAAGTGGAAAGCTCATGTTAAGCATAGACAAATTTGATAAGGAATTTCTCTATGTAAACTCTCTTACAGCAGGAGTTGGCTCAAATGATATTGGATTGGATCGCGGGCAATTGGGAAATACTCGGGTAGTGAAATTTATCCGAAGTGGTCCCAAGGTGATGCTCATACAACCCAATCAACGCTATCGAGCAGTAAGTAATAATGCAGATGAAAAACGTTCTGTGGAAGAGGCATTTGCTCAATCTGTTATCTGGGGAGCGAAAGTTGAAGCAGAAAAAGATGGAAAGGTCCTCGTAGACCTCACTCCTTTCCTCATCCGTGATTCACACAATCTCAGCGGAAGATTACAAAGAGGCAGACAAGGTTCTTACAGATTGGATGGGAATCGCTCTGCGATCTACCTTCCTCTCACCAAGAATTTCCCCAAGAATACGGAATTCGAAGCCTTACTTACGTTCTCCGGAAATCCACAAGGTTCACAAATCCGCTCCGTAGTTCCCAGCGCTGATGCCGTAACGGTACGTATGCACCACTCTTTTATAGAACTGCCAGATGATAAGTATAGCCCAAGAAAGTTTGATCCCAGATCAAGTTTCAATGCCATTCGCTATCAGGATTATGCAACTCCCATTGATGCTCCCCTGGTTAAGCAATTTATTCGCAGGCATAGGTTAGAGAAAAAGAATCCCAATGCAGCTATCAGCGAAGCTGTAGAACCGATCGTATACTATGTAGATCGAGGTGCCCCGGAACCCATTCGTTCGGCCTTGATCGAGGGAGCACAATGGTGGAACCAGGCTTTTGAAGCTGCAGGTTATGATAATGCTTTCCAGGTGAAAGTCATGCCTGAAGGAGCCGATCCGATGGACGTTCGATACAACCTCATTCAGTGGGTGCATCGCTCTACCAGAGGATGGTCCTATGGAGCTTCTGTTTCTGATCCTCGTACGGGTGAGATTATCAAGGGACATGTATCTCTGGGTTCATTGCGGGTAAGACAAGATTTCCTGATTACTCAGGGTTTGGTTAAAGCCTATGAAGAAGGCAAGCCCGTCTCTCCAGAAATGCTCAAACTAGCATTGGCACGTTTGCGTCAGCTTTCTGCCCATGAGGTAGGACATACCATTGGTCTGATGCACAATTTTGCAGCCAGCGTAGATGGTAGAGCTTCAGTCATGGATTATCCTCATCCCCTTATTTTGATGGACGAAAACGGAAATCTCGATTTCTCAAAATCGTATGACGTAGGAATTGGATCTTTTGATAAAAGGAGCATCATCTTTGGCTACCAGGATTTCCCGGAAGGAACAGATGAAGCTGCTGAATTAGAAAAGATTCTGAAAGAAACTTATGGCGCGATGAAATTGAATTTCATTTCGGACCAGGATGCCAGACCCAGAGGGGGAGCCCATCCACTTGCTCACCTTTGGGACAATGGGCGCAGAGCTTCTGAAGAACTGGATCGCATGCTGGCACTGAGAAAGCAGGCCATGAAAAACTTTGGTGAACACAATATCCCAGAAGGAGAAGCTATGGCGATGTTGGAAGATATACTGGTTCCCATCTATTTCTCTCACAGATATCAGGTAGAAGCTACCGCCAAAGTATTGGGAGGCATATATTATACCTATGCCGTTCGAGGAGGAGACCAGGTTCCGGTCCGCATGATCAGCGCAGCCACCCAAAAAGCAGCTTTCAATTCTCTGATTAATAGCCTGAGACCAGAAAATCTGGAAATTCCGGAGAATATTCTTCAAATGATTCCCCCCAGACCTGTAGGTTATCCCAGAGGCAGGGAGCATTTCAAAATCAAAACTGGTTTTACCCTTGATCCCCTAGCAGCAGCAGAAGCAGCTGCAAACCATACCCTGGCCTTTATGCTGGATGCCCAAAGAGCCAATAGGCTGGTCGAATTTGCAGCCAGAGATCAAAGCTATCCGGGTTATGATGAAATCATTGATGACTTGATTTCAGGGCTTTGGAAAATGGAAACCAAAAGTTCCTATCACGAAGAGATTCTCAGACTGGTTCAAAGCAGAAGTCTGCAACATATGATGGTATTGGGAAGACAGGAAAACGCAACCCCTCAGGTTCGATCCATCATCAATTTCAAATTGATGGGTCTTTCCAAATGGCTGGAAAATCGCTTGGATAATCTGAGCGACGGTGGACAGGCAGCACATTATTATATGAGCATGCAACTCATAGAAGCTTATCTGGATGATCCAGAAGAATGGGAAGCACTACCGGTGATTCGTATGCCGGATGGTAGCCCGATTGGAATGGATTGCCAGAAATGGGGAGAAGACCTGGATTAG
- a CDS encoding TatD family hydrolase, translating to MKPKIIDTHSHLYSSKFDKDKEEVINRAKEVLEAVFLPNIDRSSIEGMHALADHSPDFFYPTMGLHPSDAGEDYEEVLADLKVWLDSGKYSYYAIGETGIDLYWKENIARREFQEASLAVQTGWAKSYGLPIILHTREATDVVIELMQKHNDDSLSGVFHCWDGEWEQAQKVMELGGFKMGIGGNVTYRKSVQAVVKEIPLEYIVLETDSPYLAPEPFRKAKNRRNESSYTTYVAEKVAEVKGISYEAVAEQTNQNAKELFQLNQKIS from the coding sequence ATGAAACCAAAAATAATCGACACCCATTCCCACCTATACAGCTCTAAATTTGACAAGGACAAAGAAGAGGTAATAAACCGAGCCAAAGAGGTGCTGGAAGCTGTCTTTTTACCCAATATAGATCGATCCTCTATTGAAGGCATGCATGCACTTGCCGATCACTCTCCGGATTTCTTTTATCCAACTATGGGTCTGCACCCATCGGATGCAGGTGAAGATTATGAAGAAGTCTTGGCGGACCTGAAAGTGTGGTTGGATAGCGGAAAGTATAGTTATTATGCAATAGGTGAAACCGGAATTGACCTGTATTGGAAGGAGAATATAGCACGTAGAGAATTTCAGGAGGCTAGTTTAGCGGTCCAAACCGGCTGGGCCAAATCCTATGGTTTACCTATCATTTTGCATACCAGGGAAGCTACGGATGTAGTCATTGAGTTGATGCAAAAACACAATGATGATAGCCTGAGTGGAGTCTTTCATTGTTGGGATGGGGAGTGGGAACAAGCTCAAAAAGTCATGGAACTGGGAGGTTTCAAAATGGGGATTGGCGGAAATGTAACTTACCGAAAAAGCGTACAGGCAGTAGTGAAAGAAATTCCCCTGGAATATATCGTGCTGGAAACCGATAGCCCCTACCTGGCTCCAGAACCATTCCGAAAAGCCAAAAACCGTCGAAATGAAAGTAGCTATACGACTTATGTAGCAGAAAAAGTGGCCGAAGTCAAAGGCATCAGTTATGAAGCGGTAGCTGAACAAACCAATCAGAATGCCAAAGAACTATTTCAGCTAAACCAGAAGATTTCCTAA
- a CDS encoding DUF3810 family protein, producing MSDPRQKTQKTLKLDRRYVWMGLGLLSLLLNAIFRSNPYFTEVVYSRGIFLLFRWIWDYTLGLLPLPLLYIIAPLLVFFLIRSWRKGKPHRQERPLKNRIGSLLISILGLAGAAVFLFYFMWGFNYNRLPVAQQLKLNITELTDEEVEVEYHRVTELLLEAKKDLSQLSSDFYNQALIAKKPDWEDELKEAFADSSGVSYRDFRIAHEEEFLELYKSDFFLDISDSVNAHIYNFNELQKEVREELKEVLTQYNYPIAGRPKAIVLKPKGFLLQLGAKGIYIPYVGQGHLDAGITKVSIPSTMAHELAHAYGFGNEGICNFWAFLACTKSESPLIRYSGYFNYWRHVANLYASRDPEGFKWAYKKIPLSILIDLNANRNVNIKYPGFFPKFSQEFYEEYLKFQGIEEGRKSYSMVVSYVVAQTQKQANSPE from the coding sequence ATGTCCGACCCCAGGCAAAAAACACAAAAAACCCTCAAGCTGGACAGGCGATATGTCTGGATGGGACTCGGACTCCTTAGCTTGCTTCTCAATGCCATTTTCAGATCCAATCCCTATTTTACAGAAGTAGTTTACTCCCGGGGGATTTTTCTCCTCTTTCGCTGGATTTGGGATTATACCCTTGGCCTACTCCCACTTCCCTTACTTTACATCATTGCCCCCCTGCTTGTCTTTTTTCTCATCAGAAGTTGGAGGAAAGGAAAGCCTCATCGACAAGAGCGCCCGCTTAAGAATAGAATAGGGAGTCTTTTGATCAGTATCCTGGGACTGGCAGGCGCTGCAGTATTTCTCTTCTATTTCATGTGGGGCTTCAATTACAACCGCCTTCCGGTTGCTCAACAGCTAAAGCTCAATATCACAGAACTTACAGACGAGGAAGTAGAAGTAGAATATCATCGGGTAACAGAGCTTTTATTAGAGGCAAAAAAAGACCTGAGTCAGCTAAGTAGTGATTTTTATAATCAGGCTTTAATTGCTAAAAAACCGGACTGGGAAGATGAGTTGAAGGAAGCCTTTGCAGATAGTTCAGGAGTTAGCTATCGTGATTTCAGGATCGCTCATGAAGAAGAATTTCTGGAATTATACAAAAGTGATTTTTTTCTGGACATCAGTGACTCTGTAAACGCCCATATTTACAACTTCAATGAATTGCAAAAGGAGGTTCGCGAAGAACTAAAAGAAGTTCTGACCCAATACAATTACCCCATAGCTGGTCGTCCCAAAGCTATTGTCCTAAAGCCCAAAGGATTTTTACTTCAATTGGGAGCAAAGGGAATCTACATTCCCTATGTAGGTCAGGGACATTTAGATGCTGGCATCACCAAAGTGAGCATTCCCTCTACCATGGCCCATGAATTGGCCCATGCCTACGGATTTGGAAATGAAGGCATTTGTAATTTCTGGGCTTTTCTCGCTTGCACCAAAAGTGAATCTCCCCTCATCCGTTATTCCGGTTACTTCAATTATTGGAGACATGTAGCCAATTTATATGCGAGTCGCGATCCGGAAGGATTTAAATGGGCCTACAAAAAAATTCCTTTGAGCATCCTGATTGACCTCAATGCCAACAGAAATGTAAACATCAAATACCCCGGATTCTTCCCAAAATTTTCTCAGGAGTTTTATGAAGAGTATCTCAAATTTCAAGGTATAGAGGAAGGAAGAAAAAGCTATAGCATGGTGGTTAGCTATGTAGTTGCCCAAACCCAAAAGCAAGCAAATTCTCCCGAATAG
- the ruvX gene encoding Holliday junction resolvase RuvX, producing MSRILAIDYGTKRTGLAWTDPLQIIATGIGSFDTYKLKDKMHELCKSEDISEIVLGFPTRMDGSDTHSTQAVREFGKWITATFPNKTLHYRDERFTSQQAFQTMIDAGLKRKKRRDKHLVNTISATIILQDFLKERE from the coding sequence ATGAGCCGCATTTTAGCCATAGACTACGGAACAAAGCGCACAGGCCTGGCCTGGACAGATCCTTTGCAGATCATAGCAACAGGAATAGGGAGCTTTGATACCTACAAACTCAAGGATAAAATGCATGAACTATGCAAAAGTGAAGACATCTCTGAGATCGTCTTAGGTTTCCCAACCCGCATGGATGGCAGTGATACGCATTCAACCCAGGCGGTTCGTGAATTTGGAAAATGGATCACTGCTACTTTCCCCAACAAAACCCTTCACTATCGAGACGAACGCTTTACCTCTCAACAAGCTTTCCAAACCATGATCGATGCCGGCCTCAAAAGAAAAAAGCGCCGTGACAAGCATTTGGTCAATACGATAAGCGCTACAATCATTTTACAAGATTTTTTAAAAGAAAGAGAATAA